One genomic segment of Actinoplanes ianthinogenes includes these proteins:
- a CDS encoding S8 family peptidase — translation MRRTALAGLVTAVGVLGVPAAPVLAAPAEPTRMVSTVLDPDGRPVITVHQVSGPHTLGLEVDGIVRALEAPTGTDTYRSRQWDLTRMNVPTAWQRSTGTGVTVAVIDTGVDASHPDLAGQVLTGYDATTDQDGGTTDPQGHGTHVAGTVAALAGNGIGVAGVAPDVKILPVRVLDAKGVGYDSDTAQGIVWAADHGADVINMSLGGTDRSSAVSSAVAYARSKGVVVVAAAGNERQKGSPTSYPGADPGVIAVAATDSADQVASYSNAGDYVDVAAPGSSIISTYPTGLAAAGYATMNGTSMASPHVAAVAALLLAAKPGLTPDEVESALEGSAVDLGAAGKDNDFGYGRVDAAAALDKVVPVTPVPVTPAPVTPAPVVKVTSNVTSRVVAYGTRTSTVFQVSPASAQPVGVCTSVGGAAWSCTPATTSSTGAYTVARTATASFRVRLTAGTASATSTYTVKAVVAVSRTATKTLTVKVTGVAGQKLTVQRYVNKRWSTVKTYSATSSRKVTGLVGGGSYRVVLASTSKVAGVTSKTVKA, via the coding sequence ATGCGACGCACGGCTTTGGCGGGACTGGTGACGGCGGTGGGCGTGCTGGGCGTACCGGCCGCCCCCGTTCTGGCGGCCCCGGCCGAGCCGACCCGGATGGTCAGCACCGTGCTCGACCCGGACGGCCGCCCGGTGATCACCGTGCACCAGGTGTCCGGCCCGCACACGCTCGGCCTCGAGGTCGACGGGATCGTCCGCGCGCTGGAGGCGCCCACCGGCACCGATACCTACCGGTCCCGGCAGTGGGACCTCACCAGGATGAACGTGCCCACCGCCTGGCAGCGCTCGACCGGGACCGGGGTGACCGTCGCGGTGATCGACACCGGCGTCGACGCGAGCCACCCGGACCTGGCCGGCCAGGTGCTCACCGGGTACGACGCCACCACCGACCAGGACGGCGGCACCACCGACCCGCAGGGGCACGGCACGCACGTGGCCGGCACCGTCGCGGCGCTGGCCGGCAACGGGATCGGGGTGGCCGGGGTCGCCCCGGACGTCAAGATCCTGCCGGTCCGGGTGCTGGACGCGAAGGGCGTCGGCTACGACTCGGACACCGCCCAGGGCATCGTCTGGGCCGCCGACCACGGGGCTGACGTGATCAACATGTCGCTGGGCGGGACGGACCGGTCCAGCGCGGTGAGCAGCGCGGTGGCGTACGCGAGAAGTAAGGGTGTGGTCGTGGTGGCCGCGGCCGGGAACGAGCGGCAGAAGGGCAGCCCGACCAGTTACCCCGGGGCGGATCCCGGGGTGATCGCGGTGGCCGCCACCGACTCCGCCGACCAGGTGGCGTCGTACTCGAACGCCGGGGACTACGTCGACGTGGCCGCGCCGGGAAGCTCGATCATCAGCACGTATCCGACCGGGCTCGCGGCCGCCGGGTACGCCACCATGAACGGGACCTCGATGGCGTCACCGCACGTGGCCGCGGTCGCGGCGTTGCTGCTCGCGGCGAAGCCGGGGCTGACGCCGGACGAGGTGGAGTCGGCTCTGGAAGGGTCGGCGGTGGACCTCGGGGCGGCGGGGAAGGACAACGATTTCGGGTACGGGCGGGTGGACGCGGCCGCGGCCCTCGACAAGGTCGTCCCCGTCACTCCCGTCCCCGTCACGCCCGCCCCTGTCACGCCCGCCCCCGTTGTCAAGGTCACCTCAAATGTGACCAGCCGGGTGGTCGCCTATGGCACGCGGACCAGCACGGTCTTCCAGGTCAGCCCGGCGTCGGCCCAGCCGGTCGGCGTCTGCACCTCGGTCGGCGGCGCCGCCTGGTCCTGCACCCCGGCGACGACGAGCAGCACCGGCGCCTACACCGTGGCCCGGACCGCGACCGCCTCGTTCCGGGTCCGCCTGACCGCGGGAACCGCGAGCGCCACCAGCACGTACACCGTGAAGGCCGTGGTCGCGGTGTCCCGCACCGCCACCAAGACCCTCACCGTCAAGGTCACCGGCGTGGCCGGCCAGAAGCTCACCGTGCAGCGGTACGTCAACAAGCGCTGGTCCACCGTCAAGACCTACTCCGCCACGAGCAGCCGCAAGGTCACCGGCCTGGTCGGCGGCGGAAGTTACCGCGTGGTGCTCGCCTCCACCAGCAAGGTGGCCGGAGTCACCAGCAAGACGGTGAAGGCCTGA
- a CDS encoding ferredoxin reductase, producing MVRAALPGRLSWQAATVSAVREETPSARTLILDIPDWSGHLPGQHLDLRLTAEDGYSAQRSYSIASDWPGDGPVEITIQRLDDGEVSPYLTDVVQAGDQIELRGPIGGWFVWRAAQPVPVLLVAGGSGIVPLMSMIRDRGRRRARQPFRLIYSVRTPQDACYADELRRRVRDDPGLDVHFVYTRKAPDGWPAPPKRIDVATLNSHGWPPDFAPDVFVCGPTAFVETAADILVALGHDPKKVRTERFGGK from the coding sequence GTGGTCAGAGCAGCGCTACCAGGGCGACTGAGCTGGCAGGCCGCGACGGTCTCCGCGGTTCGCGAGGAGACCCCGTCGGCCCGCACGCTCATCCTGGACATCCCGGACTGGTCCGGCCACCTGCCGGGCCAGCACCTCGACCTGCGCCTGACCGCCGAGGACGGCTATTCGGCGCAGCGCAGCTACTCGATCGCCTCGGACTGGCCCGGTGACGGTCCCGTGGAGATCACGATTCAGCGGCTCGACGACGGCGAGGTCTCGCCCTATCTGACCGACGTCGTCCAGGCCGGCGACCAGATCGAGCTGCGCGGCCCGATCGGCGGCTGGTTCGTCTGGCGCGCCGCCCAGCCCGTGCCGGTCCTGCTGGTGGCCGGCGGCTCCGGCATCGTGCCGCTGATGTCGATGATCCGCGACCGCGGGCGGCGCCGCGCCCGCCAGCCGTTCCGCCTGATCTACTCGGTCCGCACCCCGCAGGACGCCTGCTACGCCGACGAGCTGCGCCGCCGGGTCCGCGACGACCCGGGCCTGGACGTCCACTTCGTCTACACCCGCAAGGCACCGGACGGCTGGCCCGCGCCGCCGAAACGGATCGACGTGGCCACGCTCAACTCGCACGGCTGGCCGCCGGACTTCGCCCCGGACGTCTTCGTCTGCGGCCCGACCGCGTTCGTCGAGACCGCCGCCGACATCCTGGTCGCCCTCGGCCACGACCCGAAAAAGGTCCGCACCGAGCGATTCGGCGGCAAGTGA
- a CDS encoding DUF1772 domain-containing protein — protein MPAVLIAATVLTGLATGVFALYSHTLMPAFRQTDDRTFVAAFQAVDRAIINPWFMITFLGAPVAIAAAGFLRPGVLIWSAFALYLAVVVITVAVHLPLNDALKAAGDPAVIDVAAVRVAFRERRWLLWNHVRLAASGTAFVLLTVALTGS, from the coding sequence ATGCCGGCCGTCCTGATCGCCGCGACCGTCCTGACCGGACTGGCCACCGGCGTCTTCGCGCTGTATTCACACACCCTCATGCCGGCCTTCCGCCAGACCGACGACCGCACGTTCGTCGCCGCCTTCCAGGCCGTCGACCGCGCGATCATCAACCCCTGGTTCATGATCACGTTCCTGGGCGCGCCGGTCGCCATCGCCGCGGCCGGCTTCCTGCGCCCCGGCGTGCTGATCTGGAGCGCCTTCGCCCTCTATCTGGCGGTCGTCGTGATCACGGTCGCGGTGCACCTGCCGCTCAACGACGCCCTCAAGGCCGCCGGTGACCCCGCGGTGATCGATGTGGCGGCGGTCCGGGTCGCTTTCCGCGAGCGGCGATGGCTCCTCTGGAACCATGTGCGTCTGGCCGCCTCCGGGACGGCTTTCGTCCTGCTCACGGTCGCTCTCACCGGGAGCTGA
- a CDS encoding DUF6510 family protein, whose amino-acid sequence MTELDGNSLAGDLAEIFARDMTAARFTCGGCRHTGAVATLRVWTPAPGVVARCPRCGDVLLRLVHTGGSVLLTLGTTRLEVPR is encoded by the coding sequence ATGACGGAGCTGGACGGCAACAGCCTGGCCGGCGACCTGGCCGAGATCTTCGCGCGGGACATGACCGCTGCCCGCTTCACCTGCGGCGGCTGCCGGCACACCGGCGCCGTCGCCACGCTCCGCGTCTGGACCCCGGCCCCGGGCGTCGTCGCCCGCTGCCCGCGGTGCGGCGACGTCCTGCTCCGCCTGGTCCACACGGGCGGCAGCGTCTTGCTCACCCTGGGCACGACCCGCCTGGAAGTCCCCCGCTGA
- a CDS encoding sulfite oxidase-like oxidoreductase has translation MGIISRGFGGRRRDSAPDLPPGQYLTHDFPVLSAGPTPRVPLDRWKLTVATETGEKHTWDWEQFTALPSEEITRDIHCVTKWSKLGTTWRGVSLDTLFEDVETAADYVMAHSYGGYTTNLPFEDLLDGKAWIAYEFDGEPLHPEHGGPARLLVPHLYFWKSAKWVNGLEMLVEDEPGFWEAAGYHMYGDPWSEQRYQGD, from the coding sequence ATGGGCATCATCTCCCGGGGCTTCGGCGGGCGGCGGCGTGACTCCGCCCCCGACCTGCCTCCCGGTCAGTACCTGACACACGACTTCCCGGTCCTCTCCGCCGGGCCGACCCCGCGCGTCCCGCTGGACCGGTGGAAACTCACCGTCGCCACCGAGACCGGTGAGAAACACACCTGGGACTGGGAGCAGTTCACCGCGCTGCCGTCCGAGGAGATCACCCGGGACATCCACTGCGTCACCAAGTGGTCCAAGCTCGGCACCACCTGGCGCGGCGTCTCGCTGGACACCCTCTTCGAGGACGTGGAGACCGCCGCCGACTACGTGATGGCGCACAGCTACGGCGGCTACACCACGAACCTGCCGTTCGAGGATCTGCTCGACGGCAAGGCGTGGATCGCCTACGAGTTCGACGGCGAGCCGCTGCACCCGGAGCACGGCGGCCCGGCCCGGCTGCTGGTCCCGCACCTGTATTTCTGGAAGTCGGCGAAGTGGGTCAACGGCCTGGAGATGCTGGTCGAGGACGAGCCGGGCTTCTGGGAGGCGGCCGGCTACCACATGTACGGAGACCCGTGGTCAGAGCAGCGCTACCAGGGCGACTGA